The following proteins come from a genomic window of Rattus norvegicus strain BN/NHsdMcwi chromosome 8, GRCr8, whole genome shotgun sequence:
- the Lyzl4 gene encoding lysozyme-like protein 4 isoform X1, which produces MQLYLVLLLISYLLTPIGASILGRCVVAKKLYDGGLNYFEGYSLENWVCLAYFESKFNPSAVYENSRDGSTGFGLFQIRDNEWCDHGKNLCSVSCTALLNPNLKDTIECAKKIVKGKQGMGAWPVWSRNCQLSDILDRWLDGCEL; this is translated from the exons ATGCAGCTGTACCTGGTGCTTCTCCTCATCAGCTACTTGCTGACTCCGATTGGTGCCTCCATTTTGGGGCGCTGCGTGGTGGCTAAGAAACTCTATGACGGGGGCTTAAATTATTTTGAGGGCTACAGCCTTGAAAACT GGGTGTGCCTGGCTTATTTTGAGAGCAAGTTCAACCCCTCGGCTGTCTATGAGAACTCACGAGATGGCTCCACCGGCTTCGGCCTCTTTCAGATCCGCGACAATGAATGGTGTGACCATGGCAAGAACCTCTGCAGTGTGTCCTGCACGG CTTTACTGAATCCCAACTTAAAGGATACAATCGAGTGTGCCAAGAAAATCGTGAAAGGAAAACAAGGGATGGGAGCATG GCCCGTCTGGTCCAGGAACTGCCAGCTGTCGGACATTCTGGATCGGTGgctggatggctgtgagctgtag